A single genomic interval of Nonomuraea rubra harbors:
- a CDS encoding ABC transporter permease, which produces MAEVLRALRLYVLLQRASARAALQYRANTVIGILSGAVWQGTGFAFIWVIMHTFPSLAGWGLAEIAFLYGLRLTAHALAMIPLMSVNDIHWLVLNGEFDRFLLRPLNPLVQLMGNRMGIAQFGDLLAGVALLAVAGRSAHVQWNGWLVAFCAAAIVGGALIEAAFFLALCSLSLRLIDTFALRVFVDDVFSKFGSYPMKIFGGAVEWLFTFVLPVAFVAYVPASVVLGKLGDPLAVAAPLLGVPLIVLAYLFWRRNLDHYQSAGH; this is translated from the coding sequence GTGGCTGAGGTCCTGCGCGCCCTGCGCCTGTACGTCCTGCTCCAGCGCGCCTCCGCCCGCGCCGCGCTGCAGTACCGCGCGAACACCGTGATCGGGATCCTCAGCGGCGCCGTCTGGCAGGGCACCGGATTCGCGTTCATCTGGGTGATCATGCACACGTTCCCCTCGCTGGCGGGCTGGGGCCTGGCCGAGATCGCCTTCCTGTACGGCCTGCGCCTGACCGCCCACGCGCTGGCCATGATCCCCCTGATGAGCGTCAACGACATCCACTGGCTGGTGCTCAACGGCGAGTTCGACCGTTTCCTGCTGCGCCCGCTCAACCCCCTCGTCCAGCTCATGGGCAACCGGATGGGCATCGCCCAGTTCGGCGACCTGCTCGCCGGCGTGGCGCTGCTCGCCGTCGCCGGCCGGAGCGCGCACGTCCAGTGGAACGGCTGGCTGGTCGCCTTCTGCGCGGCGGCGATCGTCGGCGGCGCCCTCATCGAGGCCGCCTTCTTCCTCGCGCTCTGCTCCCTGTCGCTGCGCCTGATCGACACCTTCGCCCTGCGGGTCTTCGTCGACGACGTCTTCAGCAAGTTCGGCTCGTACCCGATGAAGATCTTCGGTGGCGCGGTCGAGTGGCTGTTCACCTTCGTGCTGCCGGTCGCGTTCGTGGCGTACGTGCCCGCGAGCGTCGTGCTGGGCAAGCTCGGCGATCCGCTGGCGGTGGCCGCGCCGCTGCTGGGGGTGCCGCTGATCGTGCTGGCGTACCTCTTCTGGCGGCGCAACCTCGATCACTACCAGAGCGCCGGCCACTGA
- a CDS encoding ABC transporter ATP-binding protein codes for MSGTDRRGPVTGPAILRTALRRNAGAMAWGTLLMGLYQAGETAFPIALGLIVEHALQERGLASLGWSIAALAVIVTTVSLSWRFGMRILQKANTTEAHRWRVRVADCGLQPVARDTDLKSGEVLTIATEDADQTADIIEVVPLLISSLVAVLITAVALGIASLWLGLLVIAGTIAILTILSVLSRRIGEGTREQQARVARAGAKVADLITGLRPLHGFGGNHAAFLSYRKVSTEAKDQAVTVARASGAYAGAALALNAILAAAVTLAAGWLALGGRISIGQLVMAVGLAQFIIEPLKLFSEMPKYVMVARASAERMALVLAAPPVMTPGTLRPSPGGDLEVDSVRYGSLREVKFHVPAGEFTAIAAYRAREAADLAAILAVNVPPGAYEGVVRVGGRELKDLSVEAVREHLLVNPYDAEIFAGTLRTNIDPEGTGHLVAEAVEASMLTDVVALHRDGLDHGVRDRGANLSGGQRQRLSLARALAADPGILVLHDPTTAVDAVTEQLIARNLAELRRGRTLIVITSSPALLDAADRVLVLDGGVVTAEDTHRNLLATDETYRQAVAR; via the coding sequence ATGAGCGGAACTGACCGGCGCGGGCCCGTCACGGGCCCGGCCATCCTCCGGACCGCGCTGCGGCGCAACGCGGGCGCCATGGCCTGGGGCACCCTGCTCATGGGCCTGTACCAGGCGGGCGAGACCGCCTTTCCCATCGCGCTCGGCCTGATCGTCGAGCACGCGCTGCAGGAGCGCGGCCTCGCCTCGCTCGGCTGGTCGATCGCGGCGCTGGCCGTGATCGTCACGACCGTGTCGCTGTCGTGGCGGTTCGGGATGCGCATCCTGCAGAAGGCCAACACGACCGAGGCGCACCGCTGGCGGGTGCGGGTCGCCGACTGCGGGCTGCAGCCGGTCGCCAGGGACACGGACCTCAAGTCCGGCGAGGTGCTGACCATCGCCACGGAGGACGCCGACCAGACCGCCGACATCATCGAGGTGGTGCCGCTGCTGATCAGCTCGCTGGTCGCGGTGCTGATCACGGCGGTCGCGCTGGGCATCGCCAGCCTCTGGCTGGGCCTGCTGGTGATCGCGGGCACCATCGCGATCCTGACCATCCTGAGCGTGCTGTCCAGGCGGATCGGCGAGGGCACCCGCGAGCAGCAGGCCCGGGTGGCGCGGGCGGGCGCGAAGGTCGCCGACCTGATCACCGGCCTGCGGCCGCTGCACGGCTTCGGCGGCAACCACGCGGCGTTCCTGTCGTACCGGAAGGTGAGCACGGAGGCGAAGGACCAGGCGGTCACCGTCGCCAGGGCGAGCGGCGCCTACGCCGGGGCGGCGCTGGCGCTCAACGCGATCCTCGCCGCGGCGGTGACGCTGGCGGCGGGGTGGCTGGCGCTGGGCGGCCGGATCAGCATCGGGCAGCTCGTCATGGCCGTGGGGCTGGCGCAGTTCATCATCGAGCCGCTCAAGCTGTTCTCCGAGATGCCGAAGTACGTGATGGTCGCGCGCGCGTCGGCGGAGCGGATGGCGCTGGTGCTGGCCGCTCCCCCGGTGATGACCCCGGGCACGCTGCGGCCGTCCCCCGGCGGGGACCTGGAGGTGGACAGCGTCCGGTACGGGTCCCTGCGCGAGGTGAAGTTCCACGTGCCCGCGGGCGAGTTCACGGCCATCGCCGCCTACCGGGCGCGCGAGGCGGCCGATCTGGCCGCGATCCTGGCCGTGAACGTGCCACCGGGCGCTTACGAGGGCGTGGTGCGGGTCGGCGGGCGGGAGCTGAAGGACCTGTCGGTCGAGGCGGTCCGCGAGCACCTGCTGGTGAACCCGTACGACGCGGAGATCTTCGCGGGCACCCTGCGCACGAACATCGACCCGGAGGGCACCGGCCACCTGGTGGCGGAGGCCGTCGAGGCGTCCATGCTGACCGATGTCGTCGCCCTGCACCGGGACGGGCTCGACCACGGCGTCCGCGACCGCGGCGCGAACCTCTCCGGCGGCCAGCGCCAGCGGCTCTCCCTGGCCCGGGCGCTCGCCGCCGACCCCGGCATCCTGGTGCTGCACGATCCGACGACGGCGGTCGACGCGGTCACCGAACAGCTCATCGCGCGCAACCTCGCGGAGCTGCGGCGGGGCCGCACCCTGATCGTGATCACCAGCAGCCCGGCGCTCCTGGACGCCGCCGACCGCGTCCTCGTCCTGGACGGCGGTGTGGTCACCGCCGAGGACACCCATCGCAACCTCCTGGCCACCGATGAGACCTACCGTCAGGCGGTGGCCCGATGA
- a CDS encoding ABC transporter permease, which produces MTRIGFRLALAYRGNIVMTCVALVAQVFLLRMIWTAVYGSRPAAAGLTLDALLACLTLANLQGFATHMLVTRIVHQRVRTGTVFFDLARPAGYLRQMAAFQAGNTLGGLLLLTPVVPVVLLAGSITAPVNPAGYVITLVLGYVIAVQLALLISLIAFWTLEIGAVSLLYRLVSQFFAGTMVPLAFFPGFLGSLAEVLPFKYLGYVPAAIYVGHISDVSGAVVVEAAWIAGLWALLTLVWSRAHRRVVIQGG; this is translated from the coding sequence ATGACCCGCATCGGCTTCCGCCTCGCCCTCGCCTACCGCGGCAACATCGTCATGACGTGCGTGGCGCTGGTCGCCCAGGTGTTCCTGCTGCGCATGATCTGGACCGCGGTGTACGGCTCCCGCCCCGCCGCCGCCGGGCTCACCCTGGACGCGCTGCTGGCCTGTCTCACCCTGGCCAACCTCCAGGGTTTCGCCACCCACATGCTCGTCACCCGCATCGTCCATCAGCGCGTCCGCACCGGCACGGTCTTCTTCGACCTGGCCAGGCCGGCCGGTTACCTGCGGCAGATGGCGGCCTTCCAGGCGGGGAACACCCTGGGCGGCCTGCTGCTGCTCACCCCGGTCGTCCCGGTGGTGCTGCTGGCCGGCTCGATCACCGCGCCCGTCAACCCGGCGGGCTACGTGATCACGCTGGTGCTCGGCTACGTCATCGCCGTGCAGCTGGCGCTGCTGATCAGCCTGATCGCCTTCTGGACCCTGGAGATCGGGGCCGTCTCGCTGCTCTACCGGCTCGTCAGCCAGTTCTTCGCCGGCACGATGGTGCCGCTCGCCTTCTTCCCCGGCTTCCTGGGCTCGCTGGCCGAGGTCCTGCCCTTCAAGTACCTGGGCTACGTCCCCGCCGCGATCTACGTCGGCCACATCTCCGACGTTTCCGGAGCTGTCGTGGTCGAGGCCGCCTGGATCGCGGGGCTGTGGGCCCTGCTCACGCTCGTCTGGTCCCGCGCCCACCGCAGGGTGGTGATCCAGGGTGGCTGA
- a CDS encoding response regulator — MEQHLVRVLVVDDLPSFRRAVAGVIAVVDGFVLAGEAASGEEALDFLRDHAVAMVLMDVNMPGMGGLEAARRIRCGHPDVTVVLLSVNNTEDLPRDAMVMGAHYRHKDRFGPDELEALWSDGGHADS, encoded by the coding sequence GTGGAGCAACACCTCGTACGCGTTCTGGTGGTGGACGACCTGCCGTCGTTCCGCCGGGCCGTGGCCGGCGTGATCGCCGTGGTGGACGGGTTCGTGCTGGCGGGGGAGGCGGCCAGCGGGGAGGAGGCACTCGACTTCCTCCGGGACCACGCCGTCGCGATGGTGCTGATGGACGTGAACATGCCCGGCATGGGCGGCCTGGAGGCGGCCAGGCGGATCAGGTGCGGGCATCCGGACGTCACCGTGGTGCTGCTGTCGGTCAACAACACGGAGGACCTGCCTCGTGACGCGATGGTGATGGGGGCCCATTATCGGCACAAGGACCGCTTCGGCCCCGACGAACTGGAGGCGTTGTGGAGCGACGGGGGGCACGCAGACTCCTAG
- a CDS encoding MbtH family protein, whose product MTNPFDDPDGRFLVLVNAENQHSLWPAFAEVPGGWTVVLPDSSRADCLDYIESHWTDLRPRSLAEAMDD is encoded by the coding sequence ATGACCAACCCCTTCGACGATCCGGACGGCCGCTTCCTGGTGCTGGTCAACGCCGAGAACCAGCACTCCCTGTGGCCCGCCTTCGCCGAGGTGCCCGGCGGCTGGACGGTCGTGCTGCCCGACAGCAGCCGTGCCGACTGCCTGGACTACATCGAGAGCCACTGGACCGACCTGCGCCCCCGCTCGCTGGCCGAGGCCATGGACGACTGA
- a CDS encoding ABC transporter ATP-binding protein, which produces MIQVEGLSKVFRRPRTFSGPFGALRTLVTRQYEERTAVDDVSFEIGEGEIIGYLGPNGAGKSTTIKILTGILTPTSGTVRVAGLVPWRDRQANARNVGVVFGQRSQLWWDLPLIESLRLVGSLYDVPSARFETSLSKLRDLLGLDEFLGTPVRQLSLGQRMRGDLAAAVLYEPPLLYLDEPTVGLDVLAKEAVREFVVETNRAGRTTVVLTTHDLADVEALCKRIILIDRGRLLFDGTIDALVNQPRRLVVLLESAPEVVRGVSRDGEGRHVFEIHDDLPGMIASIAAEHTIRDLSIEEPDLESVIKGIYAR; this is translated from the coding sequence ATGATCCAGGTCGAGGGGTTGTCGAAGGTCTTCCGCCGCCCACGCACCTTCTCCGGCCCCTTCGGCGCGCTGCGCACCCTGGTCACGCGCCAGTACGAGGAGCGGACCGCCGTCGACGACGTCAGCTTCGAGATCGGCGAGGGCGAGATCATCGGCTACCTCGGGCCGAACGGCGCGGGCAAGTCGACCACCATCAAGATCCTCACCGGCATCCTCACCCCGACGAGCGGCACCGTCCGGGTCGCCGGCCTGGTGCCGTGGCGCGACCGCCAGGCCAACGCCCGCAACGTCGGCGTGGTCTTCGGCCAGCGCAGCCAGCTGTGGTGGGACCTGCCGCTGATCGAGTCGTTACGCCTGGTCGGCTCGCTCTACGACGTGCCGTCGGCGCGGTTCGAGACGTCGTTGAGCAAGCTGCGCGACCTGCTCGGGCTGGACGAGTTCCTCGGCACCCCGGTGCGCCAGCTGAGCCTGGGCCAGCGGATGCGGGGCGACCTGGCCGCGGCCGTGCTGTACGAGCCTCCGCTGCTCTACCTGGACGAGCCGACCGTCGGCCTGGACGTGCTGGCCAAGGAGGCCGTGCGCGAGTTCGTCGTGGAGACCAACCGCGCGGGCCGCACCACCGTCGTCCTGACCACGCACGACCTGGCGGACGTCGAGGCGCTGTGCAAGCGGATCATCCTGATCGACCGGGGCAGGCTGCTGTTCGACGGCACCATCGACGCGCTGGTGAACCAGCCCCGGCGGCTGGTGGTGCTGCTGGAGTCCGCGCCGGAGGTGGTGCGCGGGGTGTCGCGGGACGGCGAGGGCCGCCACGTCTTCGAGATCCACGACGACCTGCCCGGCATGATCGCCTCGATCGCCGCCGAGCACACCATCCGCGACCTGTCGATCGAGGAACCGGACCTGGAGAGCGTGATCAAGGGGATCTACGCCCGATGA
- a CDS encoding sensor histidine kinase codes for MERRGARRLLAGLRGHEIIEIGAPEWERLRTYIQADLGGVVVAAAWVTILYATVRREGWLLAIVVLLLTLAAFLLRAIHLIHHYRRFAAVVVFALSNWIVAVAVTSVVPFALATLALAVLLPVLVAVQHMNHDRLSAMLGATMLVGTVLVVVGSLTPGVGLEPLVPKTVMDALAIVFIPFITILVSLAAWQNHGMLVARTEALRESRARLVAAADRERCQIERNLAQGAQRRLAAAAEQTGEARRLLDADPGQAGPLLARLSDDLQEASAELRGLAHGIYPPQLGQYGLETALRAAAQHAPIPTTVHASGVGRYPPEIEINIYFCLLEALRNAVGHAGERAEVIITLQDRNGLSFDFRDNGVGCDPGLVHTGTGMINMNDRLGAIGGTLTIDTRPGGGLRLHGHLPRSVLESAGVERSRQERGGAVRGGLHAVWHLIARVYTSLQRSTHPHPHQYIVTGLWAIMGVTLGAGAVAAAAFAGVHQLWLLALAGGCGTVALLVVAALRVVKRHRIDHAIGLSAAITWCYALTLTAMIPAALPYATLVIVSPVLLSVAFLPRRRFKVIMGCTVAAAVAVTLAGRLAPGAGLAGNAPGWLVDTVVIALVVLGLTRASYLAWHNHVMLVARAEALQESRARLVAAADRERREIERNLHDGAQQRLVAAAVQSRVAQRLMDTDPAQAVPVLAQLSSDLREAQAELRDLAHGIYPPQLAESGLEAALRAATRHSPLPTEIRAAGLGRYPPEIEINIYFCLLEALQNAAKHAGEQATVAIDLREQDGLSFDLADTGIGCHPGLIRTGHGITNMYDRLGAIGGTLTIETSPGTGLRLHGHIPATAWRDAG; via the coding sequence GTGGAGCGACGGGGGGCACGCAGACTCCTAGCCGGCCTGCGGGGGCATGAGATCATCGAGATCGGCGCGCCGGAGTGGGAGCGGCTGCGCACCTACATCCAGGCGGACCTGGGCGGCGTGGTGGTCGCCGCGGCCTGGGTCACGATCCTGTACGCGACGGTCCGGCGCGAGGGCTGGCTGCTGGCCATCGTCGTGCTGCTGCTCACCCTGGCGGCGTTCCTGCTGCGCGCCATCCACCTGATCCACCACTACCGGCGCTTCGCCGCCGTCGTCGTCTTCGCGCTGTCCAACTGGATCGTGGCCGTGGCCGTCACCTCGGTGGTGCCGTTCGCGCTGGCCACGCTGGCGCTGGCGGTGCTGCTGCCGGTGCTGGTGGCCGTGCAGCACATGAACCACGATCGGCTGTCGGCCATGCTCGGCGCGACGATGCTGGTCGGCACGGTGCTGGTCGTCGTGGGCAGCCTGACGCCGGGGGTCGGGCTGGAACCGCTGGTGCCGAAGACGGTCATGGACGCGCTGGCGATCGTGTTCATCCCGTTCATCACGATCCTGGTGTCGCTGGCCGCGTGGCAGAACCACGGCATGCTCGTCGCCAGGACGGAGGCGCTGCGCGAGTCGCGGGCCCGGCTGGTCGCGGCGGCCGACCGCGAGCGCTGCCAGATCGAGCGCAACCTGGCGCAGGGCGCCCAGCGGCGCCTGGCCGCCGCCGCCGAGCAGACGGGCGAGGCCCGGCGGTTGCTGGACGCCGACCCCGGCCAGGCCGGCCCGCTGCTGGCGCGCCTGTCGGACGACCTGCAAGAGGCCAGCGCGGAGCTGCGCGGCCTGGCGCACGGCATCTACCCGCCCCAGCTCGGCCAGTACGGCCTGGAGACGGCGCTGCGCGCCGCCGCCCAGCACGCCCCGATCCCCACCACCGTGCACGCGAGCGGTGTCGGCCGCTACCCGCCCGAGATCGAGATCAACATCTATTTCTGCCTGCTGGAGGCCCTGCGGAACGCGGTCGGGCACGCGGGGGAGCGGGCCGAGGTGATCATCACCCTCCAGGACCGCAACGGGCTGTCCTTCGACTTCCGCGACAACGGCGTCGGCTGCGACCCCGGCCTCGTCCACACCGGCACCGGCATGATCAACATGAACGACCGCCTGGGCGCCATCGGCGGCACCCTCACCATCGACACCCGGCCGGGCGGCGGGCTGCGCCTGCACGGCCACCTGCCCCGGTCGGTGCTGGAGAGCGCCGGCGTGGAGCGCTCCCGCCAGGAGCGCGGCGGTGCCGTACGCGGCGGGCTGCACGCCGTCTGGCACCTCATCGCCAGGGTGTACACGAGCCTCCAGCGCAGCACCCACCCGCACCCCCACCAGTACATCGTCACCGGCCTGTGGGCGATCATGGGCGTCACGCTCGGGGCGGGCGCGGTGGCCGCCGCGGCCTTCGCCGGCGTGCACCAGCTCTGGCTGCTGGCCCTGGCCGGCGGCTGCGGCACGGTGGCACTGCTCGTCGTGGCGGCGCTGCGGGTCGTCAAGCGCCACCGCATCGACCACGCCATCGGGCTGTCGGCGGCGATCACCTGGTGCTACGCGCTGACGCTGACCGCGATGATCCCGGCCGCGCTGCCGTACGCGACGCTGGTGATCGTGTCGCCGGTGCTGCTGTCGGTGGCGTTCTTGCCGCGGCGGCGCTTCAAGGTCATCATGGGCTGCACCGTCGCCGCCGCCGTGGCCGTCACGCTCGCCGGGCGGCTGGCCCCCGGCGCCGGGCTGGCGGGGAACGCGCCCGGCTGGCTGGTCGACACCGTCGTCATCGCGCTGGTGGTGCTGGGCCTGACCCGGGCCTCGTACCTGGCCTGGCACAACCACGTGATGCTGGTGGCCAGGGCGGAGGCGCTGCAGGAGTCACGCGCCCGGCTGGTGGCGGCGGCCGACCGGGAGCGCCGCGAGATCGAGCGGAACCTGCACGACGGCGCTCAGCAGCGGCTCGTCGCCGCGGCCGTGCAGTCCAGGGTCGCCCAGCGGCTGATGGACACCGATCCCGCCCAGGCCGTCCCCGTGCTCGCGCAGCTCTCCTCCGACCTGCGCGAGGCCCAGGCCGAGCTGCGCGACCTGGCGCACGGCATCTACCCGCCGCAGCTCGCCGAGTCGGGGCTGGAGGCGGCGCTGCGCGCGGCCACGCGCCACTCGCCGCTGCCGACCGAGATCCGCGCCGCCGGACTCGGCCGGTACCCGCCCGAGATCGAGATCAACATCTACTTCTGCCTGCTGGAGGCGCTGCAGAACGCCGCCAAGCACGCGGGCGAGCAGGCCACGGTGGCCATCGACCTGCGCGAGCAGGACGGCCTCTCCTTCGACCTGGCTGACACGGGCATCGGCTGCCACCCCGGCCTGATCCGTACGGGGCACGGCATCACCAACATGTACGATCGCCTCGGCGCCATCGGCGGCACCCTCACCATCGAGACCAGCCCGGGAACCGGGCTGCGCCTGCACGGGCACATCCCGGCCACCGCCTGGCGCGACGCGGGCTGA